One window from the genome of Caldilineales bacterium encodes:
- the rimI gene encoding ribosomal protein S18-alanine N-acetyltransferase, producing MPLATSPSLPFKLDAMLLDDLPEIMAIERRVFSQAWTSGIYRRELTANPWSHYRLLRGLAPDLPPILAYGGIWQLEETAHIPTIATHPRYTGRKLGGYLLLHLLILAQGLGCTEATLEVRVSNIAAQALYRRTQFAEAGRRRRYYSDNNEDALIMTRPTLVAADLQTELAANEAELQQIWG from the coding sequence TTGCCACTTGCCACCTCCCCCTCCCTCCCCTTCAAGCTCGATGCCATGCTTCTGGACGACCTGCCCGAGATCATGGCGATCGAGCGTCGCGTCTTCAGCCAGGCATGGACGAGCGGCATCTACCGCCGGGAACTGACGGCCAACCCCTGGTCGCACTACCGCTTGCTCCGGGGCCTTGCCCCCGACCTGCCCCCTATCCTGGCCTATGGCGGCATCTGGCAGCTTGAAGAGACGGCCCACATCCCCACCATTGCCACCCACCCCCGCTACACCGGGCGCAAACTGGGTGGCTATCTGTTGCTACATCTGTTGATTCTGGCCCAGGGCCTGGGCTGCACCGAAGCCACCTTGGAAGTGCGCGTCTCCAACATAGCCGCCCAGGCCCTCTATCGCCGGACTCAGTTTGCCGAAGCCGGGCGGCGCCGCCGCTACTACAGCGACAACAACGAAGACGCCCTGATCATGACCCGCCCCACCCTGGTTGCCGCCGACTTACAGACCGAATTGGCTGCAAATGAAGCTGAATTGCAGCAGATTTGGGGTTAG
- the tsaB gene encoding tRNA (adenosine(37)-N6)-threonylcarbamoyltransferase complex dimerization subunit type 1 TsaB has protein sequence MLLALDTATDFASIALYDGRQVLAETSWRSHRRHTSELAAQVDALLNLQGLRPTDLRALAVAIGPGSYTGTRVAVSLAKGIVAATGLPLIGVPTLDVVALPHLGRQPVVALLAAGRGRYDWTVYAAESGAPRRLSEWGLARLSDLLPQLEAFAPPLCFAGELSAADESLLRQTWGERAIIVPQTLALRRAGVLAALAWQRLQAGDIDDPITLSPIYLG, from the coding sequence ATGCTGCTCGCCCTCGACACCGCCACCGACTTCGCCTCCATCGCCCTTTACGATGGCCGCCAGGTGCTGGCCGAGACGAGTTGGCGCTCGCACAGGCGGCATACGAGCGAACTGGCGGCTCAGGTCGATGCCTTGCTCAATTTACAGGGCCTCCGCCCCACCGACCTGCGCGCCCTGGCTGTCGCCATCGGCCCCGGCTCCTACACCGGCACGCGCGTGGCCGTCAGCCTGGCCAAAGGCATTGTCGCCGCCACCGGCCTGCCGCTGATCGGCGTCCCCACCCTCGATGTCGTCGCCTTGCCCCACCTGGGGCGCCAGCCGGTGGTCGCGCTGCTGGCTGCCGGCCGGGGCCGCTACGATTGGACCGTCTACGCCGCCGAATCCGGCGCGCCCCGCCGCCTGAGCGAATGGGGCCTGGCCCGCCTGTCCGACCTCCTCCCCCAGCTGGAGGCGTTCGCCCCGCCGCTCTGCTTCGCCGGCGAACTGAGCGCCGCAGACGAATCGCTCTTGCGCCAGACCTGGGGCGAGAGAGCCATCATCGTTCCCCAAACGTTGGCCCTGCGCCGGGCCGGCGTCCTGGCGGCCCTGGCCTGGCAACGCCTGCAAGCCGGAGACATCGACGACCCCATCACCCTCAGCCCCATCTACCTGGGCTGA
- the tsaE gene encoding tRNA (adenosine(37)-N6)-threonylcarbamoyltransferase complex ATPase subunit type 1 TsaE — MSGPTPVMIESDSPEATHTWAKNLAAGLRPPLVVALLGNLGAGKTQVAQGLAAGLGITAPVTSPTFTLINEYDLPAGGVLFHIDCYRLEKPVEEARNLGVEELFDQGIVLIEWADRILPLLPAARLEIELADAGPGRRRITLTNRR, encoded by the coding sequence ATGTCCGGCCCGACGCCCGTCATGATCGAGAGCGATAGCCCCGAAGCCACGCACACCTGGGCCAAAAACCTGGCGGCCGGTCTGCGCCCCCCGCTTGTCGTCGCCCTGCTTGGTAATCTGGGGGCAGGCAAGACACAGGTTGCCCAGGGCCTGGCCGCCGGCCTGGGGATCACGGCCCCCGTCACCAGCCCCACCTTCACCCTGATCAACGAATACGACCTCCCCGCCGGCGGCGTCCTCTTTCACATCGACTGCTATCGCCTGGAAAAACCGGTCGAGGAGGCCAGAAATCTGGGGGTTGAGGAGCTTTTCGACCAGGGGATCGTGCTGATCGAGTGGGCTGACCGCATCCTGCCCTTGCTGCCCGCTGCCCGCCTGGAGATCGAGCTGGCCGACGCCGGCCCCGGTCGCCGCCGCATCACCCTCACCAACCGCCGCTAA
- a CDS encoding metallophosphatase family protein yields MRLALISDIHGNLVALQTVLKAIDALKPDAIWFLGDVVGYGPEPQACVELVQQAAAVILAGNHDLAVAGRADLDDFTETAQAALRWHQRLLPAETLTWLAGLPSLLVQDGITLAHGSPRSPVWEYVVDDDSASANADHFDTQLCLIGHSHGAIAWQLTKGRWWRQAKLQRRPSGEALSLAEDRWLLNPGSVGQPRDHDPRASFAILDTEAQTWTWHRHDYDIAPVAEAILAAGMPPKLARRLFDGT; encoded by the coding sequence ATGCGCCTCGCCCTCATCTCCGACATCCACGGCAACCTCGTCGCTCTGCAGACGGTGCTCAAGGCCATCGATGCGCTCAAACCCGACGCCATCTGGTTTTTGGGCGATGTGGTGGGCTATGGGCCAGAGCCGCAGGCCTGCGTCGAGCTGGTGCAGCAGGCGGCGGCGGTGATCCTGGCCGGGAACCACGACCTGGCTGTAGCCGGGCGCGCCGATCTCGATGACTTCACCGAGACGGCGCAGGCGGCGCTCCGTTGGCACCAACGCCTCCTCCCCGCCGAAACTCTCACCTGGCTGGCCGGGCTGCCCAGCCTGTTGGTTCAGGATGGCATCACCCTGGCCCACGGCAGCCCCCGCTCGCCGGTGTGGGAGTATGTGGTCGATGACGATTCTGCCTCCGCGAACGCCGATCACTTCGATACACAACTCTGTCTGATTGGGCACAGCCACGGCGCCATCGCCTGGCAGCTAACCAAGGGCCGCTGGTGGCGCCAGGCCAAACTGCAGCGTCGTCCATCGGGCGAGGCCTTGAGCCTGGCCGAGGACCGCTGGCTGCTGAATCCGGGCAGCGTGGGCCAGCCGCGCGACCACGACCCGCGCGCCAGTTTCGCCATCCTGGACACCGAAGCGCAGACCTGGACGTGGCATCGCCACGACTATGACATTGCGCCCGTGGCCGAGGCCATCCTGGCGGCCGGGATGCCGCCCAAGCTGGCGCGACGGCTGTTCGACGGCACCTGA
- a CDS encoding DUF4349 domain-containing protein, whose translation MKRAIILPIILILALVAGCSSSGAQSEVGFAPAPSATMAPAAEAPAKDAAANQGGEIATDAIQEGRKVVYNATMSLIVQDTEATAQQIDGLAQSVGGYVANMNAYRDYNNILVYDITLRIPAEQFEAARTALRALAVRVENENISTDDVTDQYYDIEARLTSLHATEEELLKLLAETRERGGKVEDIMSIYRELTTIQAEIESLQGQLNRLDKLVALSTININVRPDELATPIVENSWRPLETLRKSVGSLVNVLRGLVDLLIYLVIVVLPVLILLAIPLVLIVLFLRWLVRRLQGRKKA comes from the coding sequence ATGAAACGTGCCATCATTCTACCCATCATTCTGATCCTGGCGCTCGTCGCCGGCTGCAGCAGCAGCGGCGCCCAGTCGGAGGTCGGCTTTGCCCCTGCCCCGTCCGCCACCATGGCCCCCGCCGCCGAAGCCCCGGCCAAGGATGCGGCGGCCAACCAAGGCGGCGAGATCGCCACCGACGCGATTCAGGAGGGGCGCAAGGTTGTCTATAACGCCACCATGTCCCTGATCGTCCAGGACACCGAGGCCACGGCCCAGCAGATCGACGGCCTGGCGCAGTCGGTGGGCGGCTATGTGGCCAACATGAACGCCTATCGCGACTACAACAACATCCTCGTCTACGACATCACCCTGCGCATCCCGGCCGAGCAGTTCGAGGCGGCGCGCACGGCGCTGCGGGCGCTGGCCGTGCGGGTGGAGAACGAGAATATCAGCACCGATGATGTCACCGACCAGTACTACGACATCGAGGCCCGTCTGACCAGCCTGCACGCCACCGAAGAGGAGTTGCTGAAGCTGCTGGCCGAGACGCGCGAGCGCGGGGGTAAGGTCGAGGACATCATGTCCATCTACCGAGAGTTGACGACTATCCAGGCCGAGATCGAATCGCTGCAAGGCCAACTCAATCGGCTGGATAAGCTCGTGGCCCTTTCCACCATCAACATCAATGTCCGGCCCGATGAGCTGGCCACACCCATCGTCGAAAATAGCTGGCGCCCCCTGGAAACGTTACGCAAAAGCGTGGGCTCCCTTGTCAACGTGCTGCGTGGTCTGGTGGATCTGTTGATCTACCTGGTCATCGTCGTCCTGCCGGTCCTGATTCTGCTTGCCATCCCCCTTGTCCTCATCGTCCTGTTCCTGCGTTGGCTCGTCCGCCGCTTGCAGGGGCGGAAGAAGGCCTAG
- the rseP gene encoding RIP metalloprotease RseP encodes MFQNLGLTSLAVIPVLGFLIFVHELGHFLAARWMGVKVLEFGFGYPPRLVKLFERNGVEYTLNWLPFGGFVRMAGEDGNFDSEGSLATVAPWRRMVVLFAGPFMNLLTAAVIFAVLLLAGTPQFVGDAATLPVEILAISPGSPAEQSGLQVGDVIESMNGQVVRGAEAVSAAIKANAGQEVAIVVHRQDETLTIALTPRRPEETPEGQGAAGIQIGPVIPPEAITTVRSNPIEAVVGGVQRTVFLIGQMFGGLGMLLRSAISPAVDMPEGGVGGLVAIGRITAEVAREGWKDLLNLTAFLSVNLAILNLLPIPALDGGRIMFALLEMVRRKRIPPEKEAMVHLAGFAVLIAFMVLITFVDVSNWLAGRPALPGG; translated from the coding sequence ATGTTCCAAAACCTCGGCTTGACCAGTCTGGCCGTCATCCCCGTCCTGGGGTTCCTCATCTTCGTGCACGAATTGGGGCATTTTCTGGCCGCCCGTTGGATGGGCGTCAAGGTGCTCGAATTCGGTTTCGGCTATCCCCCCCGCCTGGTCAAGCTGTTCGAGCGCAACGGGGTCGAGTACACGCTCAACTGGTTGCCGTTCGGCGGCTTCGTGCGTATGGCCGGCGAGGATGGCAATTTCGATAGCGAAGGCAGCCTGGCCACCGTCGCACCCTGGCGCCGGATGGTCGTCCTTTTTGCCGGGCCGTTCATGAACCTGCTGACGGCGGCCGTCATCTTCGCCGTCCTGCTGCTGGCGGGCACGCCGCAGTTCGTGGGCGATGCCGCCACCCTGCCGGTTGAAATCCTGGCCATCTCGCCCGGCAGCCCGGCCGAGCAGTCTGGCCTGCAGGTTGGCGATGTGATCGAAAGCATGAACGGACAGGTGGTGCGCGGGGCCGAGGCCGTCAGCGCCGCCATCAAGGCCAACGCCGGCCAGGAAGTGGCGATCGTCGTCCATCGCCAGGACGAGACCCTCACGATTGCACTCACCCCCCGCCGCCCGGAGGAAACCCCCGAAGGTCAGGGCGCCGCCGGGATTCAGATCGGCCCCGTCATCCCGCCGGAAGCGATCACGACAGTGCGATCCAACCCCATCGAAGCCGTCGTCGGCGGCGTCCAACGCACGGTTTTCCTCATCGGCCAGATGTTCGGCGGCCTGGGCATGCTGTTGCGCAGCGCCATCTCGCCGGCGGTGGACATGCCCGAAGGCGGCGTCGGCGGGCTGGTGGCTATTGGTCGCATTACGGCCGAGGTGGCGCGCGAGGGGTGGAAGGATTTGCTGAATCTGACCGCGTTCCTCAGCGTCAACCTGGCCATCCTCAACCTCTTGCCCATCCCCGCCCTCGATGGCGGTCGCATCATGTTCGCCCTGCTCGAGATGGTGCGCCGCAAGCGCATCCCGCCCGAAAAAGAAGCGATGGTGCATCTGGCCGGTTTCGCTGTGCTCATCGCCTTCATGGTGTTGATCACCTTTGTGGATGTGAGCAACTGGCTGGCCGGGCGGCCGGCGCTGCCGGGCGGTTGA
- a CDS encoding BrnT family toxin, producing the protein MTRMLSTCEGFEWDEGNSDKNLHLHDVTDSECEQVFFNLPLLVAADVKHSQREPRYYALGRTDDDRWLFIAFTVRNKRLRIISARDMNDRELKKYANRIESDTSFQQ; encoded by the coding sequence ATGACACGAATGCTCTCTACTTGTGAAGGCTTCGAGTGGGATGAAGGCAACTCTGACAAGAACTTGCATCTTCATGACGTAACTGATAGCGAATGTGAACAGGTCTTTTTCAATTTACCCCTCCTTGTCGCCGCGGATGTCAAACACTCTCAGCGTGAACCAAGATATTATGCTTTGGGGCGCACCGATGATGATCGCTGGCTATTCATTGCTTTTACTGTCAGAAATAAACGACTACGCATCATATCGGCGCGCGACATGAATGATCGTGAGCTAAAGAAATATGCTAACCGAATTGAAAGTGATACCAGTTTTCAACAATGA
- a CDS encoding BrnA antitoxin family protein translates to MLTELKVIPVFNNEDEEREFWSSQDSTEYVDWEMAEPVVFSKLKPTTRSISLRLPVPMLDELRLLANKHDVSYQSLIKLYLRERIDEELRPVVMKVA, encoded by the coding sequence ATGCTAACCGAATTGAAAGTGATACCAGTTTTCAACAATGAAGATGAAGAGCGAGAGTTTTGGTCAAGCCAAGACTCAACGGAATATGTTGATTGGGAAATGGCCGAACCCGTGGTCTTTTCCAAGTTGAAACCAACAACGAGGTCGATTTCATTGCGACTGCCTGTGCCGATGTTGGATGAGTTGCGGCTACTGGCCAATAAGCACGATGTGTCTTATCAGTCGCTGATCAAGTTGTACTTGCGGGAACGGATCGATGAGGAGTTACGGCCCGTCGTGATGAAGGTTGCTTGA
- a CDS encoding glycosyltransferase family 39 protein translates to MLLILLLAWAWRLHGLDAQSLWRDETDSLRFATRPLAEALAMFTRPGENGPLYFLLLRPWLMAAGQSEFALRFPSALLGVLAIPLMFVWGRRWFGRAAGLIAALLLAANPYHLWYSQEAKMYALLVVVVMLSLMAFTWAVERGRWWRWAPWMGFTSACFYIHVLGVFVIPLQMAWFLLVPAWRRRWPGFVLALAVLVLPYIPLLWWQWRLLVDPTFATGHAFAPLGRILQTLWQAQTQGIVLAPSPWLLAAPVFLLLAALFLPQPHQTPTPRRLALVWWFLPVVGVFFLSLAVPIFLDRYLIWVMPALLLLWAAGAVAVARQDRRVAAVLVAVLIGFQLWNGWQQGAHTIKSDFRSAGAFVSAHRRPEDLTVFLIPYIRYTYQYYDRSDFAWVDAPYTNREVDAAALDQRMTDLTGGFPGVWLVESEPEFYDRQGLVRAWLEAHGHRQEEAEFARVGVRYYRLH, encoded by the coding sequence TTGCTCCTCATCCTCCTGCTTGCCTGGGCCTGGCGGCTGCACGGACTGGACGCGCAATCGCTCTGGCGGGATGAGACCGACAGCCTGCGCTTTGCCACCCGCCCCCTGGCCGAGGCCCTGGCCATGTTCACGCGGCCCGGCGAGAACGGCCCGCTCTACTTCCTGCTGCTGCGCCCCTGGCTGATGGCGGCCGGCCAGAGCGAATTTGCCCTCCGTTTCCCCAGCGCCCTGCTGGGTGTGTTGGCGATCCCGCTTATGTTCGTGTGGGGCCGGCGCTGGTTTGGGCGCGCCGCCGGCCTGATCGCGGCCTTGCTTCTGGCGGCCAATCCCTACCACCTGTGGTACAGCCAGGAAGCGAAGATGTACGCCCTGTTGGTGGTCGTCGTCATGCTTTCGCTGATGGCGTTTACCTGGGCGGTCGAGCGAGGGCGCTGGTGGCGGTGGGCGCCCTGGATGGGGTTCACCTCGGCCTGCTTCTACATCCACGTCCTCGGCGTCTTCGTCATCCCCTTGCAGATGGCCTGGTTTCTGCTCGTCCCGGCCTGGCGGCGGCGCTGGCCAGGCTTCGTCCTCGCCCTGGCCGTGCTGGTGCTGCCCTACATCCCGCTGCTGTGGTGGCAATGGCGGCTCCTGGTCGATCCCACTTTCGCCACCGGCCATGCCTTCGCCCCCTTGGGACGCATCCTGCAAACGCTCTGGCAGGCGCAGACCCAGGGCATCGTGCTCGCCCCCTCGCCCTGGCTGCTGGCCGCCCCCGTCTTCCTCTTGTTGGCCGCCCTCTTCCTGCCGCAGCCCCACCAGACGCCCACCCCTCGCCGCCTGGCCCTGGTCTGGTGGTTCCTGCCGGTCGTGGGCGTCTTCTTCCTCTCCCTGGCCGTCCCCATTTTTCTCGACCGCTACCTGATCTGGGTCATGCCGGCGCTGTTGCTGCTATGGGCGGCGGGGGCGGTGGCGGTGGCCAGGCAAGACCGCCGGGTGGCGGCGGTGTTGGTGGCGGTGCTGATCGGTTTTCAGCTTTGGAATGGCTGGCAGCAGGGCGCCCACACCATCAAGTCCGATTTTCGCAGCGCCGGCGCCTTTGTCTCGGCCCATCGCCGGCCCGAAGACCTCACCGTCTTCCTGATCCCCTACATCCGCTACACCTACCAATACTACGACCGATCTGACTTTGCCTGGGTCGATGCGCCCTACACCAATCGCGAAGTCGACGCCGCCGCCCTCGACCAGCGCATGACCGACCTGACCGGCGGCTTTCCGGGCGTGTGGCTGGTGGAAAGCGAGCCAGAATTCTACGACCGGCAGGGCCTGGTGCGCGCCTGGCTGGAGGCGCACGGTCATCGGCAGGAGGAGGCGGAGTTTGCGCGGGTGGGAGTGAGATATTATCGACTACACTAG
- a CDS encoding VOC family protein — MARVSTYLNFPRSTEEAFMFYRSVFGGDFEGSIMRFRDIPADPNSPPMAEADKDLVMHVMLPILGGHILMGTDAPESMGFTVTPGNNTYINLEPDTRAETDRLFEALAEGGEVEMALQDMFWGGYYGSLTDRFGIQWMFNCASAS; from the coding sequence ATGGCTCGCGTGAGCACCTATCTCAACTTTCCACGCTCGACCGAAGAAGCGTTCATGTTCTACCGCTCCGTTTTTGGCGGCGATTTCGAGGGATCGATCATGCGCTTCCGCGACATCCCCGCCGACCCCAACAGCCCTCCTATGGCCGAGGCCGACAAGGATCTCGTCATGCATGTCATGTTGCCGATCCTCGGCGGGCACATCCTCATGGGCACCGACGCCCCGGAATCCATGGGCTTCACGGTGACGCCGGGCAACAACACCTACATCAACCTGGAGCCTGACACCCGCGCCGAAACGGATCGGCTGTTCGAGGCCCTGGCCGAGGGCGGCGAGGTGGAAATGGCCCTCCAGGATATGTTCTGGGGCGGCTATTACGGCAGCCTGACCGACCGTTTTGGCATCCAGTGGATGTTCAACTGCGCCAGCGCCAGCTGA
- a CDS encoding citrate synthase family protein, with protein sequence MTDPDRYLSAQEAAARLGIRLPTLYSYVSRGLIRSETADAATRRRRYHAADVEALRGRKQSLRNPLQVAQNALDYGLPVLDSAITSIHDGRLCYRGYDALALAQERTVEEVAALIWLDRFDDGGLFASQSERAEAMRVQARSEIGSHHPIERYQAVLARAGADDLLAHNTEPLALAATGARILQLLAAVTADRPVSLPLAGGLQTAWAPDHPAAAGLLSSALILCADHELNVSAFTARCVASAGSTPYAVVIAGLSALQGRRHGGHNVRVAALLRAAQDGVFDAVVGYLRAGDALPGFGHPLYPDGDPRARLLLDLAAAGCPDAPAVALAHSLCETVFETVGLRPTIDLALETTARSLGLPAPAALAIFALGRTIGWIGHAGEQYASGQLIRPRARYVGRAAPALA encoded by the coding sequence ATGACTGACCCCGACCGTTATCTCAGCGCCCAAGAAGCTGCCGCCCGCCTCGGCATCCGCCTGCCCACCCTCTATTCCTATGTCAGCCGCGGGCTGATCCGCTCGGAGACGGCCGATGCGGCCACGCGCAGGCGGCGTTACCATGCTGCGGACGTCGAGGCGCTGCGGGGACGCAAGCAAAGCCTCCGTAACCCGCTGCAGGTGGCGCAGAACGCCCTCGACTACGGTCTGCCCGTGCTCGATTCGGCGATCACATCGATCCACGATGGTCGCCTGTGCTACCGCGGCTACGACGCCCTGGCGCTGGCGCAAGAACGGACAGTCGAAGAAGTCGCGGCCCTGATCTGGCTCGACCGCTTCGACGATGGCGGCTTGTTTGCGTCCCAGAGCGAGAGAGCCGAGGCCATGCGGGTGCAGGCGAGGTCGGAGATCGGCAGCCACCATCCCATCGAACGCTACCAGGCTGTGTTGGCGCGGGCGGGGGCAGACGATCTCCTGGCCCACAACACCGAGCCGCTCGCCCTGGCCGCCACCGGCGCCCGCATCCTCCAGCTCCTGGCAGCCGTCACCGCCGACCGACCTGTCTCCCTGCCGTTGGCTGGCGGGCTGCAGACCGCCTGGGCGCCCGATCACCCCGCCGCCGCCGGCCTGCTCTCGTCCGCCCTGATCCTATGCGCCGACCACGAACTCAATGTCTCGGCCTTCACCGCCCGTTGCGTCGCTTCGGCCGGATCGACGCCCTACGCCGTCGTCATTGCCGGGCTGTCGGCCTTGCAGGGGCGCCGGCACGGCGGCCACAACGTGCGCGTGGCGGCGCTGCTGCGCGCGGCCCAGGATGGCGTCTTCGATGCCGTGGTCGGCTATCTCAGGGCTGGCGACGCTTTGCCCGGCTTCGGCCACCCTCTCTACCCAGATGGCGACCCCCGCGCCCGCCTGCTTCTGGATCTGGCGGCGGCGGGCTGCCCCGATGCGCCGGCGGTCGCCCTGGCGCACTCCCTGTGCGAAACCGTGTTCGAGACGGTGGGATTGCGGCCCACGATCGATCTTGCCCTGGAGACCACGGCCCGCAGCCTGGGCCTACCCGCCCCTGCCGCCCTGGCCATCTTCGCCCTCGGCCGCACCATCGGTTGGATCGGCCATGCCGGCGAGCAATACGCCAGCGGCCAACTGATCCGCCCACGCGCCCGTTATGTGGGCCGCGCCGCGCCGGCATTGGCGTGA
- a CDS encoding citrate synthase/methylcitrate synthase, whose translation MASESATGFVSGLEGVVAAQTRISHVDGLAGELILAGYRLEDIAGEVSFEEMAFLLWHDRLPTAAEAAQMGADLARWRRLPQPTLDLLAAAARAGYPAMDALRMAIGACDLDLTAAERDQTTLGQVLLARTPTAVAAYWRLRQGLAPVAPDPDLGHAANYLTMLTGVRPSPARVRGLETYLNTVIDHGLNASTFTARVIISTRADMVSAITGAIGALKGPLHGGAPGPALAMVFEIGAAERAEPYLRAKLEQGERLMGFGHRIYKVRDPRAQVLATAARSMYAADGDMALYTLASQVEETAVRLLAEYKPGRNLQTNVEFYTALLLHGLGLEVELFTPTFAVGRVAGWIAHAWEQLATGRLIRPASEYIGARGRRKAGEE comes from the coding sequence ATGGCAAGTGAATCCGCGACCGGTTTTGTTTCCGGTCTCGAAGGCGTCGTCGCGGCGCAAACCCGCATCAGCCATGTCGATGGCCTGGCCGGGGAATTGATCCTGGCCGGGTATCGGCTGGAAGATATAGCAGGTGAAGTTTCGTTCGAGGAGATGGCCTTTTTGCTCTGGCACGATCGCCTGCCCACCGCCGCCGAGGCGGCGCAGATGGGCGCCGACCTGGCGCGCTGGCGGCGCCTGCCGCAGCCCACGCTCGATCTGCTGGCTGCGGCGGCGCGGGCCGGCTACCCGGCCATGGATGCGCTGCGGATGGCGATCGGGGCCTGCGACCTCGACCTGACGGCCGCCGAACGCGACCAGACGACCCTGGGCCAGGTGTTGTTGGCGCGCACGCCCACCGCTGTGGCCGCTTACTGGCGGTTGCGCCAGGGCCTGGCGCCCGTCGCCCCCGATCCTGACCTGGGCCATGCCGCGAACTATCTCACCATGCTGACCGGCGTCCGGCCCAGCCCGGCCCGTGTGCGCGGGCTGGAGACCTACCTGAACACGGTCATCGACCATGGGCTGAACGCCTCCACCTTCACTGCCCGCGTGATCATCTCCACCCGCGCGGACATGGTCTCGGCTATCACCGGGGCCATCGGCGCCCTCAAGGGGCCGCTGCACGGCGGCGCGCCGGGGCCGGCGTTGGCGATGGTCTTCGAGATCGGCGCCGCCGAGCGGGCGGAGCCGTATCTGCGGGCCAAACTGGAGCAGGGTGAGCGCCTGATGGGGTTTGGGCATCGCATCTACAAGGTGCGCGACCCGCGCGCCCAGGTTTTGGCCACTGCTGCCAGGTCGATGTATGCCGCCGATGGGGACATGGCCCTTTACACGCTGGCCAGTCAGGTCGAGGAGACGGCCGTGCGGCTGCTGGCCGAGTACAAACCGGGGCGAAATCTGCAAACCAATGTCGAATTCTACACGGCGCTGCTCTTGCATGGCCTGGGCTTGGAGGTCGAACTCTTTACCCCGACCTTTGCCGTGGGACGTGTGGCGGGCTGGATCGCTCATGCCTGGGAGCAACTGGCCACCGGCAGGCTGATCCGCCCCGCCTCGGAATATATCGGCGCCCGCGGGCGAAGGAAAGCGGGAGAGGAGTAG
- a CDS encoding NAD-dependent epimerase/dehydratase family protein codes for MNKPLTAATSPDLKKDDLIVITGAGGFIAGTLTRYFHDQGFTRIRAVDKKPLPQWYQRVPGVECLSLDVSEKENAIRVVEGATEVYNLAADMGGMGFIEKFRVECLRSVLINTHMIEAAYRAGAQRYFYSSSACAYNTTLQQDPNVRALKESDAYPAMAERGYGWEKLISEMFCQEYWAERGMKTAIARFHNAYGPNGTWYGGREKAPAALCRKVIEAKDTGRREIEIWGDGTQTRSFIYVDDLVYGIDMIMHCDALIATPINLGSSELVSINELVSMIEAIAGVTLKRNYNLSAPRGVAGRNSDNTFIKSVLGWEANTPLRHGLATTYAWIESQYYDRKAGKQVVTDRI; via the coding sequence ATGAACAAACCTTTGACGGCGGCCACTTCGCCGGACTTGAAGAAAGATGATCTGATCGTCATCACCGGGGCCGGCGGCTTCATTGCCGGAACGCTCACCCGCTATTTCCACGACCAGGGCTTCACCCGCATCCGGGCGGTGGATAAGAAGCCGCTGCCGCAATGGTATCAGCGCGTGCCGGGCGTCGAATGTCTGTCGTTGGATGTAAGCGAAAAAGAAAACGCCATTCGCGTCGTCGAAGGCGCCACCGAAGTCTACAACCTGGCCGCGGATATGGGCGGCATGGGCTTCATCGAGAAATTTCGGGTCGAGTGCCTGCGCAGCGTGTTGATCAACACACACATGATCGAGGCCGCCTATCGCGCCGGCGCGCAGCGCTACTTCTATTCCTCGTCGGCCTGCGCCTATAACACCACCCTGCAACAGGACCCCAATGTGCGGGCGCTGAAAGAATCCGATGCTTATCCGGCCATGGCCGAGCGCGGCTATGGCTGGGAAAAGTTGATCAGCGAGATGTTTTGCCAGGAATACTGGGCCGAGCGCGGGATGAAGACCGCCATCGCCCGCTTCCACAATGCCTATGGCCCCAACGGCACCTGGTACGGCGGTCGCGAGAAAGCCCCCGCCGCCCTCTGTCGCAAAGTGATCGAAGCCAAAGACACCGGCCGGCGCGAGATCGAAATCTGGGGCGATGGCACGCAGACGCGCAGCTTCATCTATGTCGATGACCTGGTCTATGGCATCGACATGATCATGCACTGCGACGCCCTCATCGCCACCCCCATCAACCTGGGTTCCTCCGAGCTGGTCTCGATCAACGAGTTGGTGAGCATGATCGAGGCGATCGCCGGGGTCACGCTCAAGCGCAACTACAACCTCAGCGCCCCGCGGGGTGTGGCCGGCCGCAACAGCGACAACACCTTCATCAAGTCAGTGCTGGGCTGGGAAGCGAATACGCCGCTGCGCCACGGCCTGGCCACCACCTATGCCTGGATCGAGAGCCAATACTACGACCGCAAGGCCGGCAAACAGGTTGTCACCGACCGCATCTGA